TCACTTAACTCATACTAATGGTTTCGGTTGGCAAAGTGTAAGAGACACATTGGTTCATATAGCAGATTGCTATGTTGCATGGCTTGGCTCATTTGTTTTATTGAAGATAAAAAAACCACTTACTCCAAGGGAAGAATTACATAATCTCAGTTTAGAGGAAATAATAGCACGATTTGATCAAGTAGACACAATAGTATATGAATTATTAGAACTACATGGACATAAATTAAACGTCCTAATTGAGGAAGAAATCCCTTGGAGAGAAGCACCTGAACTATTATCTATTACTCCTCGTAAATTGCTATTGCACACCATTACTCACGAGTTTCATCACAAGGGACAAATAGTAGCCATGCTCCGTCAGATGGGTTATGAGCCCCCAAATACAGATATTTTAGGAACAGAAGATTAATTTATTCTAGAAGTATTTTGGGCGATGCTTAATTGACATTGCCTTTTTCGTTGAGTAAGTTTGTGAAGTATCGAACTTAAAGTTGGTTTACTTCGATCAGGTGTTCCGGTTCGAAACGATGATAAAGTTGGCCGAAATGATCCATGTCCTTGTGGTAGCGGGAAAAAATATAAAAAATGCTGCGGGCCAAGTCCGCTTAGATAGTAACCGCCATGCCAATGTCCCCCATGCATAACGATCCATATACATATAGGTTTTAGTTTCGGTTTGTTAGAAAAAAAGGAGATGAATAAAAATATAGTATTGCAATAAATTTACATAACCTGTTAAAATTAGTGTAATATTACACTAATTGGGGTGGTTGGGTGGAGACATCTCCTAGAAGGAATAATAAACAGTCAATACATAAAAATCCATGGTTTCTTGGAACGGTAGTATGTATTTTTGTTGTCTCCGTCTTATTAAACATTCCGATTGAAAAAAGAAGATACGGCTTTACACAAAGCAAATTGACAACAGATTATACAGGTCTGCTACCTGAACGGATCGATAGAATCGTCAAAGTAGGAGGTCGATCCGAATTACAAAAAATAGTGAATGAAGCAAATGAAAAGCGCCAGCATATTTCCATTGCTGGATTGCAACATTCACAAGGCGGGCATACGTATTACAAGGAAAGCATCGTATTGGATATGAAGACATTCAACAAGATCCTGGAAATAGATAAACAGCAAAAAATAATAAAGGTAGAAACTGGAGCGACCTGGGAAGATGTTCAGGAAGCGATTCAACCATATGGGTTGGCTTTAAAGGTCACACAATCACAGTCGATTTTTACCATAGGTGGATCGCTCTCCGTTAATGCACATGGGCGGGATATCCGCTTTGGCCCAATGGCGGGAACCGTCAGGGAAATGACCATTCTGACTCCAACAGGGGAGATGAAAACCGTAACTAAAAATGACTCAGAGGAATGGATGAAGTATATATTTGGCGGCTATGGATTATTCGGTGTCATTTTAGATGTCACGTTAGAATTAACGGAAAATGATGTTTACACCATTCATACAGAAGAACTTAAAACAAGTGAGTATGAAGACTACTTTTCAAATCTATTAAGTAATGATAATACCTCTATGCATTATGCAAGGGTAAGTGTTGCTCCTAATTCTTTTTTGAACGAAATGTATGTAATAGATTACAAGAATACCGGAAAAAAGGATCATCAAACGCAGCTTAAAAAAGAGCGCGGTGCCCGTATTGGTAAGCTGGCACTGGATATTGGCCGGCAAGGCGGAGGGTTAGAGAACCTTTTCTGGGAAAATCAAAAGCTGTTGATTAAGTCACTTGATGGAGACGAGATAACTCGAAATAACGCAATGCGCGGGAATTCTGCATTTATGGAATTTACAAAACCTGGTCGGGTAGAAGTACTGCAAGAGTTCTTCGTTCCAGTGGAGAAGTTTGAAGAATATATTAGGGACCTAAAAAGATTTCTTCCATCGAATGATAAAAATGATGATTTTAAAATTCATAACATTACGGTTCGTTATGCTGCAAAGGATGATTATTCTTATTTGAATTATGCTAAAGAAGATATGTTTGGACTCGTCATTTTAATCCAACATGGCTTAAAAGAAGAAGAGATTAATAATGCGAAAGCAATTATTCAAGGATGGACGGATTTGACACTCAAGCACGGAGGGGGATATTACCTCCCATATTATCATTATCAAACAAAAGAACAATTTAGAAAGACTTATCCATCGTGGGAGAGGTTTCATGAAGAAAAATTAAAAAGAGATCCAAACGGTGTTTTTAAAAACATCTTTTATGACTATTACTTTTAATGAAGGAGACTCGGATGAAGATTATGAGTGAACGCTATGTCCCTTTGGTCGTATCAGTCGGTCAGGTTGTCATTTTTCCGTATTATATCCTTTGGTTAAAAGAAGCCTCACTGACATTTACCTTATTTACCTGGCTTTTTGTTGCTTTTTCTTTTAGTGCTGCCCTGGGATATCGCCTTTTCCAAGCTGAAAAAAAACTTGCCAATTCGTATATCCCTTTTCTCTACATGGGAATTGGGAGTGTTTATATATTAGTTGGCAATATAAGTAGTTCGTTTGAAGTGCTTCCTTTTCTCGCTCTCATATTTCAGGTTATTTTGGGTTTCTTACAAGGTTACCATCATGCCTGGCATATCGAGCAGAATACCTTTCGTTTACACGCCATCAATCACTATCTCCTGGTTGGGGTGATTATGGTTGGGCTTTCCTTTGTAAAAATAATCTCTCCAGCCATTTTCATTACTGTCTTTGGTGCTATTTTATTCATTTGCGGGCTAGTATTTATATTTTTGAAAAATATGGACAGCGCTGTTTCAAATTGAGGGACAATGAAGATCGTAAAGAAAATATCCATTTCGTGCATTAATTGAATCGTTAGAAGCATTACAAATTGCTGTTAAGAGTAATTACGAGAAAGCTTTACTATGTTCGATAAATGGAGTTTCACTCGTTACGTGTAGATTTACCATGGTAGATGATGCTTTATATTTTTTGGGGTATCTGTGACACCATAGCAAGAGGTAAAATTGGAAAATGGAAAAATAGAGTGATGAATTGTAGTTTCTTATTAACGCTCTTTTTTGTTGATCAATGGTCAGGTCACTTCAATTTGAAATTTCAAATAATACAGTTTTAAAGGAATGGATATGTAAAATTTAGTAAAGGGATGGTTGTATGAAAAATGAAAATAAACCATTTAATGATGTAATAGACCACTTTAACAAGGTAGAAGGAAATGCTGCCAATCTTGCCAAAGAGGACTTAAAAAAGTTACCAAAACCATTAAGGTATTTTGGATATTTTATGGCAGCATTCTTTTCAATTTCCATTCTATTAATGATTATTTTAAATTTATTTAATTAACTGATACTGATTTTTATAGTCCAGCTGCCATTCTAGGCGGCTTTTTCTTATTAAGCTATCAAGAGTTTAAGATGGGATTGCTGCGGGGACTTTGCTAATTGTACTCTAACGGTCGGATTGTTTAAGAGAAAGGGACTCGGTAAGTGGGGGAGAAAATTTTGAAGAAGGAAATTATTCTTGTAGGAACTTTTCATTTTGAACGAGATGAAGATTTAATAAAAAGGAAAGAAGAAGAAGTCAAAGAGCTGGTTGACTATTTGGCTGGTTTTAAGCCAACAAAAATAGCATTAGAATGGGAAAAGACAGAGGAATATGCACTAAATGAAAAATATAAGAATTCAAATAGTATTTACTCGATAGATGAAATTCAGCAAGTTGGTTTTAGGTTAGCACAAAAATTACAGCACCAAAAAGTTCACGCTGTCAATTGGACTGGTCATCTAACTCATGAGGATATGATTCATCTTAATAATGAAATCCAACATTCTATTAAATAAAGAGGGGATTTCCGCCCTATTTGATTGAATTTCTTATTGACTAATCGGAGCAAATTAGTGGAAGAAGGTATTTGTTTTTTAATATCAGAATATATATATCACTCTAAAACTAATTTTAAGGTGGAAGTAAAATGGATAAAAGGGTTCTATTCGACTTTGAAATCGAGTTTACGAACGGTGGTGGAATACAAGGACAGGAATTCCGTCTTGATATTAATGGAGATGACATTTCTGACGAAGAGTTGGCTAGGTATATCGTAGAAGATATGAGATTGCT
This Neobacillus sp. YX16 DNA region includes the following protein-coding sequences:
- a CDS encoding DinB family protein, which produces MLQHEYGWVRQTRGTLLDFCGKLDPNHLTHTNGFGWQSVRDTLVHIADCYVAWLGSFVLLKIKKPLTPREELHNLSLEEIIARFDQVDTIVYELLELHGHKLNVLIEEEIPWREAPELLSITPRKLLLHTITHEFHHKGQIVAMLRQMGYEPPNTDILGTED
- a CDS encoding SEC-C metal-binding domain-containing protein, whose amino-acid sequence is MELKVGLLRSGVPVRNDDKVGRNDPCPCGSGKKYKKCCGPSPLR
- a CDS encoding FAD-binding oxidoreductase, with amino-acid sequence METSPRRNNKQSIHKNPWFLGTVVCIFVVSVLLNIPIEKRRYGFTQSKLTTDYTGLLPERIDRIVKVGGRSELQKIVNEANEKRQHISIAGLQHSQGGHTYYKESIVLDMKTFNKILEIDKQQKIIKVETGATWEDVQEAIQPYGLALKVTQSQSIFTIGGSLSVNAHGRDIRFGPMAGTVREMTILTPTGEMKTVTKNDSEEWMKYIFGGYGLFGVILDVTLELTENDVYTIHTEELKTSEYEDYFSNLLSNDNTSMHYARVSVAPNSFLNEMYVIDYKNTGKKDHQTQLKKERGARIGKLALDIGRQGGGLENLFWENQKLLIKSLDGDEITRNNAMRGNSAFMEFTKPGRVEVLQEFFVPVEKFEEYIRDLKRFLPSNDKNDDFKIHNITVRYAAKDDYSYLNYAKEDMFGLVILIQHGLKEEEINNAKAIIQGWTDLTLKHGGGYYLPYYHYQTKEQFRKTYPSWERFHEEKLKRDPNGVFKNIFYDYYF
- a CDS encoding amino acid transporter, whose protein sequence is MKNENKPFNDVIDHFNKVEGNAANLAKEDLKKLPKPLRYFGYFMAAFFSISILLMIILNLFN
- a CDS encoding DUF5694 domain-containing protein, which translates into the protein MKKEIILVGTFHFERDEDLIKRKEEEVKELVDYLAGFKPTKIALEWEKTEEYALNEKYKNSNSIYSIDEIQQVGFRLAQKLQHQKVHAVNWTGHLTHEDMIHLNNEIQHSIK
- a CDS encoding cyclase, whose translation is MDKRVLFDFEIEFTNGGGIQGQEFRLDINGDDISDEELARYIVEDMRLLMVGNVRILNKKIINEKHKRRFADEE